In Zingiber officinale cultivar Zhangliang chromosome 1A, Zo_v1.1, whole genome shotgun sequence, a genomic segment contains:
- the LOC122014437 gene encoding uncharacterized protein LOC122014437: MATPGFGVSFPSPRSSGSSSSSSSAASSSSSSSSSSSSSSSASSSSSSSSSSSSSSSSSSSSSSSNSTSWSWSSTPSVTVLENAFKAQRLLSESITCGVMLLISLTFFIAATKNRLWHSNPTIEKTHKYLLAQMLGPLMNIATFYLLSKPLEKIYVVWGAILMIAQGTLFCIAEACTLNDSNSVKLLFIGMLTYNLVDVTSDIPQINGRTSRGFVINLWVIWGLIILKAAERFFSFEAAKRTYGADSIYSVSNYLRYQDDQPPMMSDAADTVYKQGHKYIVSGEDRILFRMELKEENKMQMVPYNKVSIDNKVITLDKLWDCQGDLLRHQMDLDGRFKDICLSFALMKLLRRRFLDNPNEELIKESKASILQDLMIKSKDDKSRVFRVIKTELGFLEDFFFSKYPIVFGYGLPICNYLLSLLLMAATGWIIVSTASLCQKNSDFYITYVLVAMILIMEITEITTYVLSDWTKVSLLIIYVQFPWLQQSYLVNTALKFFFRTKILQPVREKVGQFSLLRHYQHFPIQARPCRPTHAPIKVPEAVKATIVDCLRLSKVESQTVQVSNGEKSLERNGKKKELGWACELPTSTHTILVWHIATCYCETKKTSQTREPSSPTSTYKEVATTLSNYCAHLVVYAPDLLPDRGNEAKLIFDEMITETDAVLKGAEDENEMWKKMIWKGADEESNSKTAARKGAELGKQLVDEIKKEEEIWKVLSEFWAEYILYLASSNNVQAHKEHLASGGEFITHLWVLLYHVGILERPEKAPNTEQPADQKAPNTQPPDQKAPNIEQPEKDPNTDQGPEKDPNQYTEQPET, translated from the exons ATGGCGACTCCCGGCTTCGGCGTAAGTTTCCCATCCCCGCGGTCCTCTGGGtcgtcgtcctcctcctcctctgccgCATCATCGTCGTCCTCTTCGtcgtcatcctcctcctcctcctcctcggcatcatcatcatcatcttcgtcGTCATCATCCTCATCTTcgtcatcgtcgtcgtcctcATCTTCGTCGTCGAACTCGACGTCGTGGTCGTGGTCGTCAACGCCGAGTGTCACGGTTCTAGAAAATGCGTTCAAAGCGCAGCGACTGTTGAGCGAAAGCATCACCTGCGGCGTCATGCTACTGATCTCGCTCACCTTCTTCATAGCCGCCACCAAGAACCGGCTTTGGCACTCCAACCCGACCATCGAGAAAACGCACAAATACCTTCTCGCTCAGATGCTCGGGCCGCTCATGAACATAGCCACCTTCTACCTTCTCTCCAAGCCCTTGGAGAAGATCTACGTGGTGTGGGGGGCCATCCTGATGATCGCCCAGGGCACCCTCTTCTGCATCGCCGAAGCATGCACCCTCAACGACTCCAACTCCGTCAAGCTGCTCTTCATCGGCATGCTCACCTACAATCTGGTGGACGTGACCAGCGACATCCCCCAAATTAACGGCCGCACCTCACGGGGCTTCGTCATCAACCTGTGGGTCATTTGGGGGTTGATCATACTGAAGGCGGCGGAGAGGTTCTTCAGCTTTGAGGCCGCCAAGCGCACCTACGGGGCGGATTCCATCTACTCCGTCTCCAACTATCTGCGATATCAGGACGATCAGCCGCCGATGATGAGTGATGCCGCTGATACGGTTTACAAGCAAGGCCATAAATACATCGTCAGCGGAGAAGACAGGATTTTGTTTCGGATGGAGCTGAAGGAGGAGAATAAGATGCAGATGGTGCCTTATAATAAGGTTTCGATCGATAATAAAGTGATCACGTTGGACAAGTTGTGGGACTGCCAAGGCGACCTGCTCAGGCACCAAATGGACCTCGATGGCCGATTCAAAGACATATGCCTCTCCTTCGCCTTGATGAAGCTGCTCAGAAGAAG GTTTCTTGATAATCCTAATGAAGAATTAATCAAAGAATCTAAGGCATCGATCTTACAAGACCTCATGATCAAGTCGAAGGATGACAAGAGCAGGGTGTTTCGCGTGATCAAGACAGAGTTGGGGTTCTTagaagacttcttcttctccaagtaccCAATTGTCTTCGGTTATGGACTCCCCATCTGCAACTACCTCCTGTCTCTATTGCTAATGGCCGCCACCGGCTGGATCATCGTCTCCACTGCTTCTCTCTGCCAAAAGAACAGTGATTTTTACATCACCTATGTCCTCGTAGCCATGATCCTCATCATGGAGATCACTGAAATAACCACCTACGTCCTCTCCGACTGGACCAAGGTGTCCTTGCTGATCATCTACGTGCAGTTTCCATGGCTACAGCAATCGTACTTAGTCAACACGGCGCTCAAATTTTTCTTCAGGACAAAGATCTTGCAGCCCGTGCGAGAGAAGGTTGGCCAATTTTCGCTCCTCAGACATTATCAGCACTTCCCCATCCAGGCTAGGCCATGCAGACCGACCCATGCACCCATCAAAGTGCCCGAGGCAGTCAAGGCGACGATCGTGGACTGTCTTAGACTAAGCAAAGTCGAGAGTCAAACTGTGCAGGTCTccaacggtgaaaagtcactgGAACGAAATGGCAAGAAAAAAGAGCTAGGTTGGGCCTGCGAGCTCCCCACTAGCACTCACACTATTCTGGTGTGGCACATCGCTACTTGCTACTGTGAAACAAAAAAAACATCGCAGACTCGTGAACCTTCTTCGCCAACATCAACTTATAAGGAGGTCGCCACCACGCTATCAAATTATTGTGCACACCTAGTGGTGTATGCGCCGGACCTGCTGCCGGATCGCGGCAACGAAGCGAAGCTCATTTTTGATGAGATGATTACTGAAACGGACGCGGTGTTGAAGGGCGCCGAAGACGAAAATGAGATGTGGAAGAAGATGATATGGAAGGGGGCGGACGAAGAATCAAATAGTAAAACAGCAGCAAGAAAGGGAGCAGAGCTGGGGAAGCAGCTGGTGGATGAAATTAAGAAAGAGGAGGAGATATGGAAAGTGCTGAGTGAGTTTTGGGCAGAGTACATCCTGTACCTTGCTTCATCCAACAATGTTCAGGCTCACAAAGAACATCTTGCTTCCGGAGGGGAGTTCATTACGCATCTCTGGGTTCTTCTGTACCATGTCGGCATTCTTGAGCGACCGGAAAAAGCTCCGAATACTGAACAACCGGCAGATCAAAAGGCTCCAAATACTCAACCACCAGATCAAAAGGCTCCG
- the LOC122014429 gene encoding formimidoyltransferase-cyclodeaminase-like → MLKSMLACCKLYISESRNVHALELIEHAAKAHPEVVLINKFKDEVYNRVGYTIVSPLSINSDASPLRTAVFDMVKAAFEAIDLELHYGSHPRLGVVDHICFHPLAQASLPQVAEIAKSVACDIGKKLQAPTYLYGACHEGGRTLDSIRRKFGYFKPNSAGNQWTGSLKMEILELRPDVGPLQPPSSKGIVVVGATHWVDNYNIPVWCTDIDSVRRIASKVRERGGGLKSVQAIALSHAAGCIEVACNLLDTSITGADQVQSEVQRLAAEEGFKVGEGYSTDFSREKITEMYLRSISFSCGRG, encoded by the exons ATGCTCAAAAGTATGCTCGCTTGCTGCAAGCTCTACATCTCTGAAAGCCGAAATGTTCATGCCCTGGAATTGATTGAGCATGCTGCAAAAGCACATCCAGAAGTCGTTCTCATAAACAAATTCAAGGATGAAGTTTATAATCGAGTTGGCTACACAATTGTTTCACCCCTCTCCATTAACTCAGATGCAAGTCCATTAAGGACTGCGGTGTTTGACATGGTTAAAGCGGCCTTCGAAGCTATCGATCTCGAATTGCATTATGGAAGTCATCCTCGTCTTGGAGTTGTAGACCACATCTGCTTCCATCCCTTGGCCCAAGCTTCGCTTCCCCAAGTTGCTGAAATTGCAAAATCAGTGGCATGTGACATTGGCAAGAAACTCCAAG CCCCAACCTATCTATATGGAGCATGCCATGAAGGAGGAAGAACTCTTGATTCGATAAGaagaaagtttggctacttcaAACCCAACTCGGCTGGAAATCAATGGACAGGCTCGCTGAAAATGGAGATTTTGGAGCTGAGGCCTGATGTTGGTCCCCTTCAGCCTCCATCATCCAAAGGCATTGTGGTCGTAGGAGCTACACATTGGGTCGACAACTACAATATCCCAGTCTGGTGCACTGATATCGACTCTGTTCGGAGAATTGCGAGCAAGGTAAGGGAACGAGGAGGGGGGCTAAAATCGGTGCAAGCTATCGCCCTATCTCATGCTGCAGGCTGCATTGAAGTCGCATGCAATCTGCTTGATACGAGCATCACAGGGGCTGATCAGGTACAAAGTGAAGTCCAGAGACTTGCTGCGGAGGAAGGATTCAAAGTGGGGGAAGGATATTCTACTGATTTCTCAAGAGAAAAGATCACTGAAATGTATCTTAgatctatttcattttcatgtGGAAGAGGTTGA